CAAAATGGGAAATAATTAATTTTTCTGCTGTCAAAATTGAGGAATAGTATTTTTAGATTTATTTGATTTTACAAAAGAAAAATACCGCGTTGGCGGCATTTTTTTATTTTATTAGTCTATTCGTTAGTCTTTGTTTGCCATTTGACTTACTGCAGCAGCACCCCTGTCGCATTTATTGCCCCACATATCAATCAACTGTTTATTTTTAAACACGCATACAATTTCACAGTTGTTTGGGCAGCTTTCACATTCAACACCCTTCGTTTCAAACAAAACATCCGCAATATTAAAATCAAATACAATTAACCGCGCTTGCGGTTTTTTGTTATTTCTTTCTGTTTTCATAATCTGCCATAATTTCTTCCTGCCAGCTTTCTTTAATCTTTCCTTCTTCTGCATAACACCTGATTGCTTTCGACATTGCTTTATAGCTGGTTTTGAGCCCTTGGCTGTCGCACTCATAACACACTGCACAGTTTTCGTCTATGCCATAAGTTTTTGCTGTAGCAACAGCATCAATGTTTGCACCAAGAAACATAAACTCCCAATTTCCGCATTTCTTTTGAGCTTCAATAAGTTCTTTCACTTTTATTATATTATACTCACGGCTGGCGTTTTCAAATCCGTCTGTAATAATAACAAACAACACTTTTTTCGGTTTTGTTTCTGCTAGGTCAACGGCAGTACGCTTATCAACAATAGTTCTGCCTACAGCATCAAGAAGAGCTGTGCTCCCTCGGGCAAAATACTCCTTTTTTGTTATCGGTTTAACACTATTAATACTTTCACTTTGGTGCAGAAGCTCATACTTATCATCAAACAACACAGTTGTAACCTTAACCTCGCCGCTACCTGAACGCTGCTCTTTCAACAGGTTATTATAACCGCCTATCGTATCAGTTTCAAGTCCCGCCATCGAACCGCTTCTGTCCAGAATAAATACCAACTCTGTGTACCCTGCCTTGTTTTTTGCAGACACCCTTTTTTCTTTTTCCGTTTCAATTTTAATTTTTCTTTGCATAATAGTATCCTCCTTTTGAATACACAAAAGAATACCATTTCTAAGAAAATAAAAGGTCGCCTATAAGGCGACATTTAAAAACTTAAAACAGGCTCACCAAATTCGTGCAAGGCTTCATTTATCTGAAAAATATCAAACATCTTATGCTCAATAAAATATTTAATAATAAGGTCAAACTTACTGCTGCTGCTCAAGGCAAAGCCTGCCGACTTCAACAAATCCAACGTATCATCAAGTCCAAGCTTTAAACCTAAGGCAAGTGCAATGGCTGTGCTTTTGCTGGGTTTATAATCCTTATTGCTGCGTATCTTAGAAAACAGCTTGCGGTCAATACCTGCACGTTTATAAACATCAGGGTCAGAAAGCCCTGCTTTATCAATAAGGCTAAGCAGCTTTTGACTGAAAGTATCTTCAAGCACAATCGGGATTCTTTCATAGTCATAAACTTCTTTAGCGCATGCTCTTTTAAAAGATATGCTTTTTTCCTCTTGTTTGCTGTATAAAGGCTTATATTCATCTTCTGCACAACTGTAACACTTAGCCATTTCAAACAAAATCGCTTGGCTTTCAAAATTAGTATCTATATAACTGTTAATTTTTGAAAATAGCAGCTTATCCATAATTTTCTCCTATCCATATAATATCATTTCCTTCAACTAAAGTCAAAAAATCCCCAATGCTTTGCATTAGGGATAATCCGCTTGGCTCCCCGAGTAGGACTCGAACCTACAACCTACCGGTTAACAGCCGGGTGCTCTACCATTGAGCTATCGAGGAATATATGGAAGTATGGTCATGATACCAAATTGCAGGGCGTTTGTCAATAATTTTTTACAAATTTTTATCTCTTAAACAACTATTAATTTATATAAAGAAGAGCCTGAGCACAGTGTCAGGCTCTTTTTTAATAAATCAAATAAGAGGGAGGTTGAGGCTTACTTTCCAAACACCTTCTGGTAGTCAACCTTAAATTTCTCTATGCCTATGTCAGTTAGCGGATGCTTTGTGCATTGTTCCAAAACAGAATACGGAATAGTTGCGATATGAGAACCTGCCAAAGCGCAGTCTGTTATGTGAATAGGATTTCGGATGCTGGCAGAAATTATCTCACAGTCAAGGTCATGTACTTGAAATATCTCAGCAATTGTTCTGATAAGCTCTATGCCGGGCGTAGAAATATCATCGAGTCTGCCTAAAAACGGCGAAACATAGGTGGCCCCTGCACGTGCCGCAAGCAGTGCCTGATTGGCCGAAAAAATCAGCGTAACATTTGTTTTAATACCTTCTTTCGAAAGCACCTTCACCGCCTTAAGCCCTTCTACCGTCATAGGGATTTTTACCACCATGTTTGGGTGGATTTTGGCAATAACGCAGGCTTCTTTTATCATATCTTCGGCCGCAACAGTAGTAGCCTTAACCTCTCCGCTTATAGGGCCGTCTACTATGCTTGCAATTTCTTTTACTACTTGCACAAAATCCCTGCCCTCTTTAGCTATAAGCGACGGATTGGTTGTAACACCGCATATCACGCCCATGTCGTTTGCCTTCTTAACCTCTTCAACGTTGGCTGAATCAATAAAAAATTTCATAATCTTTTTCTCCTAATATATAATATTGTCTAAAACACCTCTAGTTTAAAACTTTTTTAATAATTTGTCCATTGTTTTTACAGTTTTTACCTTACACTTCTCACAGCGTCGCAAAATTCTTTAAGGCGTTTATAATCCATTCTGCCGTTTTTTCCTTTGCAGCCGGAGTTTGTATCCACTCCATAAGGCTTTACCAGTTTTATAATCTCTGCTACATTCTTTGAGTTAAGCCCGCCCGCAATTATCAGCGGCTTGATTATAGTTTCTCTTATTTTCTTATCCTGCTCAAAATCATGCACAAGTCCCGTTCCTCCGACCTGACCTGTTTCAGTGTTGATGCTATCCGTAAAATATGCATCAGCCAGCTTCATCTGTGAGTAATCAGTATACCCCCCCCCCTGCACATGTATGAGTCTTATAATCTTTGTATTTGGCAAGGTCTTACGTATTTTTTGAACCTCGCTTTCCTTAATATAACTGTGCAGCTGCACACAGCCGACACCGATAAACCTAACCAGATTAACAATTTCGTCTGCCTTTTCAACATGAGTTATAAGTGTTGAAACTTGATAGGGCGGCAGGGCCGTTACTATATCACGAGCGGTTTGCTTGGAGATAAAATCCTTGCTTGTGTGCGACTGCCCCACCAAAAGGCCTATAGAATCAACCCCGTTTTTGACACACTCCATCGCATCCTCAAGCGTTCTGATGCCGGCAATCTGAATTCTGACATTCATATCTTTTTCTCCCATTCAAATTATATCACTTTCCAACTATAATAACCAACGATTTAAAAGAAAAATCGGATTTGCTTTTACCTCAAATCCGATTAGTTTTCCTTTACTTCATCAATGGGAATAATACAGTATCGCGAATACTTTCCTGGTCATAAACCACCTGAACAAAGCGGTCAATACCTATGCCAAGGCCGCTTATAGGGGGCATACCGTGTTCCATAGCAAGCAAAAAGTCCTCGTCAAGGTCCTGCGCCTCATCATCACCCTCTGCCCTATGCTTTGCCTGGTCTTCAAGCTTCTCGCGCTGCAAAACAGGGTCTACAAGCTCGCTATAAGCCTTGCAGAGTTCAATTCCGTCAACCAGAAACTGAAACATTTCAATACGTCTGTGGTCTTCATCGTTTTCACGCGCCAGCGGCACAAGACAGGTAGGATAGTTATACAAAAACGCCGGCTGAAAGATTGACGGTCTGATTTTACGCTTGTAAACAAGGTCAATAACTCCGCCCATTGTTTTAATAGGAACAAACTCAGACTTATCCAGAACCTTGTTTGCTATGAGCTTCTTAACCAATTCGTCGCGGGAACTGACTTCTAATACATCAAATCCGCAAGTTTTGTTTAC
The Christensenellaceae bacterium DNA segment above includes these coding regions:
- a CDS encoding VWA domain-containing protein, with translation MQRKIKIETEKEKRVSAKNKAGYTELVFILDRSGSMAGLETDTIGGYNNLLKEQRSGSGEVKVTTVLFDDKYELLHQSESINSVKPITKKEYFARGSTALLDAVGRTIVDKRTAVDLAETKPKKVLFVIITDGFENASREYNIIKVKELIEAQKKCGNWEFMFLGANIDAVATAKTYGIDENCAVCYECDSQGLKTSYKAMSKAIRCYAEEGKIKESWQEEIMADYENRKK
- the fsa gene encoding fructose-6-phosphate aldolase, with product MKFFIDSANVEEVKKANDMGVICGVTTNPSLIAKEGRDFVQVVKEIASIVDGPISGEVKATTVAAEDMIKEACVIAKIHPNMVVKIPMTVEGLKAVKVLSKEGIKTNVTLIFSANQALLAARAGATYVSPFLGRLDDISTPGIELIRTIAEIFQVHDLDCEIISASIRNPIHITDCALAGSHIATIPYSVLEQCTKHPLTDIGIEKFKVDYQKVFGK
- a CDS encoding phosphoribosylanthranilate isomerase, yielding MNVRIQIAGIRTLEDAMECVKNGVDSIGLLVGQSHTSKDFISKQTARDIVTALPPYQVSTLITHVEKADEIVNLVRFIGVGCVQLHSYIKESEVQKIRKTLPNTKIIRLIHVQGGGYTDYSQMKLADAYFTDSINTETGQVGGTGLVHDFEQDKKIRETIIKPLIIAGGLNSKNVAEIIKLVKPYGVDTNSGCKGKNGRMDYKRLKEFCDAVRSVR